From the genome of Verrucomicrobiia bacterium, one region includes:
- a CDS encoding acyltransferase produces the protein MHEINATEPGTESKGVAGNFPATQPSTRLGHVPALDGLRGIAILLVMGNHAPLRSFESLLPGGFAGVDLFFVLSGFLITTLLVQEFDRTGSIRLRNFYLRRALRLGPALIAMLIVYCIFSLLIYDKDRASQNCLDSLYALFYLTDWIRVFAGNQMGMLAHTWSLSVEEQFYILWPIILLTLLRASKKRIYIAAGAVVIGLLSWAAGIFLTAKGATFIRLCFGLDTRAETLMVGCVLGVVFSSGLMTEKAANLARKILAFLAPAALLCLIIFSITGDFLGRGLFTFGFVVIALLAATLILDVMINPRSMLKKLLTAKWLVWLGAISYGLYLWHWPIYWGMHGFGYKGWTVVLIGTPLTFLAVLPSYYFLEKPILKLKRRFMDDRHA, from the coding sequence ATGCACGAGATAAATGCAACTGAGCCCGGCACGGAGTCGAAAGGCGTTGCGGGCAATTTCCCGGCGACTCAGCCAAGCACACGCCTCGGCCATGTGCCCGCGCTCGACGGCTTGCGCGGCATCGCCATCCTGCTCGTCATGGGCAACCACGCGCCGCTCCGTTCCTTCGAATCATTGTTGCCCGGCGGATTTGCCGGCGTGGATTTATTTTTCGTCCTCAGCGGTTTTCTGATCACCACCTTGCTCGTCCAGGAATTCGACCGCACCGGTTCCATCCGTTTGCGGAATTTCTACCTCCGGCGCGCGTTGCGGCTCGGCCCCGCGCTCATCGCCATGCTGATCGTGTATTGTATTTTTAGCTTATTGATTTATGACAAGGATCGCGCCAGCCAAAATTGCCTCGACTCGCTCTACGCCCTTTTCTACCTCACGGATTGGATAAGGGTATTCGCCGGCAATCAAATGGGAATGCTTGCCCACACCTGGTCGCTTTCCGTCGAAGAACAATTTTACATCCTCTGGCCCATCATCCTGCTCACGCTCCTGCGCGCCTCAAAAAAACGAATATATATCGCCGCCGGAGCCGTCGTGATCGGATTGCTATCGTGGGCTGCCGGCATCTTTCTTACCGCGAAGGGAGCCACGTTTATTCGCCTGTGTTTCGGGCTCGACACCCGGGCGGAGACGTTGATGGTCGGTTGCGTTCTTGGGGTTGTGTTCTCTTCGGGATTGATGACGGAAAAAGCTGCAAACCTCGCCCGGAAAATTCTTGCGTTTCTGGCTCCAGCTGCGCTGCTATGCCTGATTATCTTTTCCATAACCGGCGACTTCCTCGGGCGCGGGTTATTTACTTTCGGGTTTGTCGTCATCGCATTGCTGGCCGCGACCTTGATCCTCGATGTGATGATCAATCCGCGAAGCATGCTTAAAAAGTTGCTCACCGCAAAATGGCTCGTTTGGCTCGGCGCTATTTCCTACGGACTGTATCTCTGGCACTGGCCGATCTATTGGGGAATGCATGGCTTCGGATACAAAGGCTGGACCGTGGTTCTCATCGGCACGCCTCTCACTTTTCTGGCCGTCCTGCCGTCTTATTATTTTTTGGAGAAACCCATTTTGAAATTAAAGCGCCGCTTTATGGATGACCGCCACGCATAG